From the Paramormyrops kingsleyae isolate MSU_618 chromosome 7, PKINGS_0.4, whole genome shotgun sequence genome, one window contains:
- the tbx3a gene encoding T-box transcription factor TBX3a encodes MSFPMRDPVIPRTNMAYHPFLPHRSPDFAMSAMLGHQPPFFPALALPPAGSLSLPGALGKPIMDQLMGAAENGLHFSSLGHQAAATHLRPLKTLEPEEEVEDDPKVHLEAKELWEQFHKSGTEMVITKSGRRMFPPFKVRCTGLDKKAKYILLMDIVAADDCRYKFHNSRWMVAGKADPEMPKRMYIHPDSPATGEQWMSKVVNFHKLKLTNNISDKHGFTILNSMHKYQPRFHIVRANDILKLPYSTFRTYVFPETDFIAVTAYQNDKITQLKIDNNPFAKGFRDTGNGRREKRKQLALQSIRSYEEQQKKEVGTSDDSSGEQVAAVSTVGPPSIKDFCESDDDSDDGSKDGNLHDGQESGKISTSTENAKEHVSSPTKDHLFANNDSTSLVGEETTRTVKSPADSRQSPVTIISSTTSSGDDFKTSVRDPPKIDECRSLSKEKYTPLTVQTDCSPHLNQGHLHNFGFPPGLSGQQFFNHLGGTHPFLLHPSQFNIGSAFSNMAAAGMVPLLAAVSSGGVNTIDTTSISSSPPGLTGSSGLPFHLQQQVLASQSLAMSPFGSLFPYPYTYMAAAAAASSAASSSVHRHPFLSAMRPRLRYSPYQLPLGVPDSSPHTPGLIPMDSSTMELKGNSMAASPALTTLDSASEANGRSSALSSGSVSLSPKTCPTKDSTSELQSIQRLVSGLDSKQSRPRSLSP; translated from the exons ATGAGCTTCCCGATGAGAGATCCAGTTATTCCAAGAACAAACATGGCATACCATCCGTTTTTACCTCACCGGAGTCCGGATTTCGCCATGAGTGCAATGCTAGGTCACCAGCCTCCATTCTTCCCGGCCCTGGCGCTGCCGCCAGCCGGTTCCCTCTCTCTGCCGGGTGCGCTGGGGAAGCCAATCATGGATCAGCTGATGGGCGCAGCCGAAAACGGCCTTCACTTCTCTTCGCTGGGGCACCAGGCTGCCGCTACCCATCTCAGGCCTCTCAAAACGTTGGAACCTGAAGAGGAGGTCGAAGATGACCCAAAAGTGCACCTAGAAGCTAAGGAACTTTGGGAACAGTTCCACAAGAGCGGAACTGAAATGGTTATCACGAAATCAGGAAG GAGAATGTTCCCCCCGTTCAAAGTGAGGTGTACCGGCTTGGACAAGAAAGCTAAGTACATTTTGCTGATGGACATCGTAGCGGCCGACGACTGCAGGTATAAATTTCACAACTCGCGCTGGATGGTGGCAGGGAAGGCCGACCCCGAAATGCCAAAGAGGATGTACATTCACCCAGACAGCCCGGCCACAGGCGAGCAGTGGATGTCTAAAGTCGTCAACTTTCACAAACTTAAGCTGACGAATAATATCTCTGACAAGCATGGATTT ACCATTCTGAACTCCATGCACAAATACCAGCCCAGGTTTCACATCGTACGAGCCAACGATATTCTCAAACTACCCTACAGCACATTCAGAACCTACGTGTTCCCCGAAACCGATTTCATTGCTGTAACTGCCTACCAAAATGATAAG ATCACGCAACTGAAAATCGACAATAATCCATTTGCGAAGGGGTTCCGTGACACTGGCAATGGAAGAAGAGAAAAAAG GAAGCAATTAGCTCTGCAGTCTATTAGATCTTACGAGGAGCAACAGAAAAAGGAAGTAGGAACGTCGGACGACTCTTCGGGGGAACAAGTTGCAGCGGTGTCCACCGTAGGACCACCGAGTATTAAAG aTTTCTGTGAGAGTGATGATGACAGCGACGATGGGAGCAAAGATGGAAACTTACACGATGGACAGGAATCTGGGAAAATATCTACCAGCACAGAGAATGCGAAGGAGCATGTGTCAAGCCCTACCAAAGATCACCTGTTTGCCAACAATGACTCCACAAGTCTCGTGGGAGAGGAGACCACGAGGACTGTGAAAAGCCCTGCAGACTCCAGGCAAAGTCCCGTCACCATCATCTCCAGCACTACAAGCTCTGGTGATGACTTCAAGACTTCAGTGCGCGATCCACCAAAAATAGACGAATGCCGATCCCTGAGTAAGGAAAAATACACACCACTGACTGTTCAGACGGACTGTAGCCCACATTTAAACCAAGGCCACTTGCATAATTTTGGATTTCCACCAGGTCTTAGCGGCCAGCAGTTTTTTAACCATTTGGGTGGTACCCATCCTTTCCTTCTGCATCCCAGTCAGTTCAACATCGGAAGTGCTTTTTCCAACATGGCCGCTGCTGGCATGGTCCCTTTACTAGCCGCGGTGTCCTCAGGTGGGGTTAACACCATTGACACAACCAGTATCTCGTCGTCCCCTCCGGGCCTAACAGGATCTTCAGGACTGCCTTTTCAtttacagcaacaagttttggcATCACAG AGCCTGGCCATGTCTCCATTCGGCAGTCTTTTCCCATACCCCTACACCTATATGGCAGCAGCTGCGGCAGCCTCTTCTGCAGCCTCATCCTCGGTCCACCGGCACCCCTTTCTGAGCGCCATGCGCCCTCGCCTCAGGTACAGCCCCTACCAGCTCCCCCTTGGTGTGCCGGACagctccccacacacaccagGCCTGATCCCTATGGACAGTAGCACCATGGAGCTGAAGGGCAACAGCATGGCGGCTAGCCCGGCACTGACGACGCTGGACTCTGCGTCAGAGGCCAACGGCAGGTCATCAGCCTTGTCATCTGGCTCCGTCTCCCTGTCTCCAAAGACTTGTCCCACAAAGGACTCCACCAGTGAGTTGCAGAGCATCCAGCGTCTGGTGAGCGGACTGGATTCGAAACAAAGCAGGCCCCGGAGTTTATCCCCATAG